A single genomic interval of Bos indicus isolate NIAB-ARS_2022 breed Sahiwal x Tharparkar chromosome 5, NIAB-ARS_B.indTharparkar_mat_pri_1.0, whole genome shotgun sequence harbors:
- the KLRG1 gene encoding killer cell lectin-like receptor subfamily G member 1, translating to MTDNVTYSIIKSSAARQALKDDRQQQEASSLRSPRSYHVAIALGLLSTILASMLLLQWILYRGSKCAGCPHCPDHWMGYGDHCYYFSVEKKSWNSSLEFCLAKDAHLLMFKDSKEMIELQNLLSQEFYWIGLRNSSGWRWEDGSALNISRIASNSLVQNCGTISKGGLLASSCEVDFPWVCKKVRR from the exons ATGACTGACAATGTTACTTATTCCATAATTAAGTCTTCTGCTGCACGCCAAGCTCTGAAGGACGACCGACAGCAGCAAGAAG CTTCTTCCTTGAGATCCCCTCGCTCTTACCATGTGGCGATAGCTCTGGGGCTTCTGTCCACCATTCTAGCAAGTATGCTGCTATTGCAGTGGATTCTGTACCGGG GTTCCAAGTGTGCTGGCTGTCCTCACTGCCCAGACCACTGGATGGGGTATGGTGACCACTGTTATTACTTTTCAGTGGAAAAAAAGAGCTGGAATTCTAGCCTCGAATTCTGCTTAGCCAAAGACGCGCATCTCCTTATGTTTAAAGACAGCAAGGAAATG ATCGAGCTCCAAAATCTCCTCAGTCAGGAATTTTACTGGATTGGTCTGAGAAACAGTTCTGGCTGGAGGTGGGAAGATGGATCAGCCTTAAACATCTCAAG AATTGCTTCAAACAGCTTGGTACAGAATTGTGGTACCATCAGCAAAGGTGGTCTCCTGGCCTCTAGCTGTGAGGTTGATTTTCCGTGGGTCTGTAAGAAGGTCAGACGTTGA